A portion of the Cyanobium sp. PCC 7001 genome contains these proteins:
- a CDS encoding V-type ATP synthase subunit D: MSRLSLTKASLSHQKGLLKTYNDVLPSLDLKRRQLAAERKTARRQLEEARARGAAIAAEVGNTCPMLAHARIDLSDLVTIAAVQQVEENLMGTRLPKLDRVDFNVAAYGLLTRPFWVDAVVGWLQAALRNQLELRAAEQRLELLQLAERKVTQRFNLFDKVLIPGTRRNIRRISIYLADAERAAVVNSKIAKRKKERDQVAAP; this comes from the coding sequence ATGAGCAGGCTCTCGCTCACCAAGGCGTCCCTGAGTCACCAGAAGGGGCTGCTCAAGACCTACAACGACGTGCTGCCATCGCTGGACCTCAAACGCCGCCAGCTGGCGGCGGAACGGAAAACGGCCCGGCGTCAGCTGGAGGAGGCCCGCGCCCGCGGGGCGGCCATCGCGGCCGAGGTGGGAAACACCTGCCCGATGCTGGCCCATGCCCGCATTGACCTGTCCGATCTGGTGACGATCGCGGCCGTGCAACAGGTGGAGGAGAACCTGATGGGCACCAGGCTGCCGAAGCTGGATCGCGTCGACTTCAACGTGGCCGCGTATGGCCTGCTCACCCGGCCATTCTGGGTGGATGCCGTGGTGGGCTGGCTGCAGGCGGCCCTGCGCAATCAGCTGGAGCTGCGGGCGGCCGAACAGCGGCTGGAGCTGCTGCAGCTGGCCGAACGCAAGGTGACCCAGCGCTTCAATCTCTTCGACAAGGTGCTGATTCCTGGCACCCGCCGCAACATCCGCAGGATCTCCATCTACCTGGCGGATGCGGAGCGTGCCGCGGTGGTGAACTCCAAGATCGCCAAGCGCAAGAAGGAGCGTGACCAGGTGGCCGCCCCATGA
- a CDS encoding V-type ATP synthase subunit I, with protein MTIIPLAKVTVLGLSADRERLLDGLQSLGCLHLIPLADAGEDEGFVLDRPSEDARQALRYLMDVRRRRHQTRVDADFAFERIVAEALANRRRKQQAEDRLLALGKRLEELRPWGDFTLPALDALGGCRLWFYRVPHPKAAAFRQALQGLGVPWQRLHETARHAYVVLIAEEEPDPALLPVPRSHVGSQSYREVQRECDLARTALEDVEAEHESLSCWLFLLSKHLTRAEDAQARHQASAMARDDSTLVQLQGWIPRPLLPRLQTFAARQGLAYLADVPEPRDSPPTLLRNPASLSGGQDLVTFYETPAYRDWDPSIVVFFSFAFFFAMIMADAGYALVLGVVLALKWKSMGRSAGGRHFRILAAFGLVMALVYGMLAGSYFGIEPPQGSPLAAIKLLDLNDFPAMMQLSLLVGCAHLLLANGVVAVRGRSLAQTAPPIGWMAVIVGGLTLYLGNAAPPVLHVGLGLIAGGLLTVLLLSSERQVHHPMDLLLRLLDGAGSLTAISKLFGDVMSYLRLFALGLASASLAITFNQLAGQVSRSDIALGVPIALLILVLGHGINLLLAIISGFVHGLRLNFIEFFNWGLSGEGVPFRPFIKKELAS; from the coding sequence ATGACGATCATTCCGCTGGCCAAGGTCACGGTGCTGGGGCTCTCCGCCGACCGGGAGCGCCTGCTGGACGGTCTGCAGAGCCTCGGCTGTCTGCATCTGATCCCCCTGGCTGACGCGGGCGAGGACGAGGGCTTCGTGCTGGATCGCCCCAGCGAGGATGCCCGCCAGGCCCTGCGCTATCTGATGGATGTGCGCCGGCGGCGCCATCAGACGCGCGTGGATGCCGACTTCGCGTTCGAGCGGATCGTGGCGGAGGCTCTCGCCAACCGCCGCCGGAAACAGCAGGCCGAAGACCGTCTGCTTGCCCTCGGCAAACGGCTGGAGGAGCTGAGGCCCTGGGGGGATTTCACCCTGCCGGCGCTCGATGCCCTGGGGGGGTGCCGTCTGTGGTTCTACCGGGTGCCCCATCCCAAGGCCGCCGCCTTCCGCCAGGCGCTGCAGGGTCTGGGTGTGCCCTGGCAGCGGCTGCACGAAACCGCCCGCCATGCCTATGTCGTGCTGATTGCCGAGGAGGAGCCCGATCCGGCCCTGCTGCCGGTTCCCCGCTCCCATGTCGGTTCGCAGTCCTACCGGGAGGTGCAGCGGGAGTGCGATCTGGCCCGCACCGCCCTCGAGGATGTGGAGGCCGAGCATGAATCGCTCAGCTGCTGGTTGTTTCTGCTCTCCAAACATCTCACCCGGGCCGAGGATGCCCAGGCGCGCCATCAGGCCAGCGCCATGGCGCGCGACGACAGCACCCTGGTGCAGCTGCAGGGCTGGATTCCCCGGCCGCTGCTGCCGCGGCTGCAGACCTTCGCGGCGCGGCAGGGTCTGGCCTACCTGGCAGACGTGCCCGAGCCCAGGGACAGTCCGCCGACCCTGCTGCGCAATCCCGCTTCGCTCAGCGGCGGCCAGGATCTGGTGACCTTCTACGAGACACCGGCCTACCGCGACTGGGATCCCTCGATCGTGGTGTTCTTCTCGTTCGCGTTCTTCTTCGCCATGATCATGGCGGACGCGGGTTACGCGCTGGTGCTCGGCGTCGTGCTGGCGCTGAAGTGGAAGTCGATGGGCCGTTCAGCGGGCGGCCGCCATTTCCGCATCCTGGCGGCCTTTGGCCTGGTGATGGCCCTGGTGTACGGAATGCTGGCGGGCAGCTATTTCGGCATCGAGCCACCGCAGGGCTCGCCCCTGGCGGCCATCAAGCTGCTGGATCTCAACGATTTCCCGGCGATGATGCAACTCTCGCTGCTGGTGGGCTGTGCCCATCTGCTGCTCGCCAACGGGGTGGTGGCGGTGCGGGGCCGCTCCCTGGCCCAGACGGCGCCACCGATCGGCTGGATGGCGGTGATCGTGGGTGGGCTGACGCTCTATCTCGGCAATGCCGCGCCACCCGTTCTGCATGTGGGCCTGGGTCTGATTGCCGGGGGACTGCTCACCGTTCTGCTGCTCAGCAGTGAGCGGCAGGTTCACCATCCGATGGACCTGCTGCTGCGGCTGCTGGATGGGGCTGGATCGCTCACGGCCATCTCGAAGCTGTTCGGTGATGTGATGAGTTACCTCCGGCTGTTTGCCCTGGGGCTGGCCAGTGCGTCGCTGGCGATCACCTTCAACCAGCTGGCCGGCCAGGTGTCGCGCTCGGACATCGCCCTGGGGGTGCCGATCGCCCTGCTGATCCTGGTGCTGGGCCATGGCATCAACCTGCTGCTGGCCATCATCAGCGGCTTCGTGCATGGCCTCCGGTTGAACTTCATCGAGTTCTTCAACTGGGGACTCTCCGGCGAAGGTGTTCCCTTCAGGCCTTTCATCAAAAAGGAGCTTGCCTCGTGA
- a CDS encoding ATP synthase subunit C, which produces MNDHFALLGLGWIGIYAPVALGAIGAAIGCTIAGQAAIGAMMEVNSGYGRFVGLSALPSSMSIYGIVVMFILNRPVLPVNAGALFGLGVLSGLTFLLAAIYQGLCCASAISGSKSKPEIFGLALAPAAIVEGFAVFAFVFALVAAGGIPSQ; this is translated from the coding sequence GTGAACGACCATTTCGCTCTCCTCGGACTCGGCTGGATCGGCATCTATGCCCCGGTGGCCCTCGGTGCCATCGGGGCGGCGATCGGTTGCACCATTGCCGGGCAGGCGGCCATCGGCGCGATGATGGAGGTCAACAGCGGCTATGGCCGATTCGTTGGTCTCTCGGCGCTTCCTTCCTCGATGTCGATCTACGGCATCGTGGTGATGTTCATCCTCAACCGGCCGGTGCTGCCGGTGAATGCCGGCGCCCTGTTCGGACTGGGCGTGCTCTCCGGGCTCACCTTCCTGCTGGCCGCCATCTACCAGGGGCTCTGCTGCGCCTCGGCCATTTCCGGGTCGAAGTCGAAGCCGGAGATCTTCGGCCTGGCCCTGGCGCCGGCGGCGATCGTGGAGGGCTTCGCGGTGTTCGCCTTCGTGTTCGCCCTGGTGGCTGCCGGCGGCATTCCCAGCCAGTGA
- a CDS encoding ATP synthase subunit A, with product MPRSRTHRDDDPARVASGVEELIARLRDEGVAAGRDQADRLLADARTQAQHMLDQARQQADQIVKDARLEAETLERSGKQALDLALRDAVLALKSQLMERFRGEVRQLVGEEQQKQEILERMIQEVVGRVREEADRSAHSEVILPRHIAGLEELSQNPEELEHGVLTHFVQLVSRGMLREGVSFGVATDQQKGLRLRLVDRDVVLDLTDEAVSEAILQHLQPRFRALLEGVVK from the coding sequence ATGCCCAGGTCCCGAACCCACCGCGATGACGACCCGGCCCGCGTGGCCTCCGGCGTGGAGGAACTGATCGCCCGCCTGCGGGATGAGGGGGTGGCCGCCGGCCGTGACCAGGCGGACAGGCTTCTGGCCGATGCCAGGACCCAGGCCCAGCACATGCTCGATCAGGCCCGGCAGCAGGCCGACCAGATCGTCAAGGACGCCCGACTTGAGGCCGAGACGCTCGAGCGCTCCGGCAAACAGGCCCTGGACCTGGCTCTGCGGGATGCCGTGCTGGCCCTGAAATCCCAGCTGATGGAGCGGTTCCGGGGTGAGGTGCGCCAGCTGGTGGGGGAGGAGCAGCAGAAGCAGGAGATCCTCGAGCGGATGATTCAGGAGGTGGTGGGCCGGGTGCGCGAGGAGGCCGACCGTTCCGCCCACAGCGAGGTGATCCTGCCCCGCCACATCGCCGGGCTGGAGGAACTGAGCCAGAACCCCGAGGAGCTCGAACACGGCGTGCTCACCCATTTCGTGCAGCTGGTGTCCCGGGGCATGCTGCGGGAAGGCGTGAGCTTCGGCGTCGCCACCGATCAGCAGAAGGGGCTGCGGTTGCGCCTGGTGGATCGCGACGTGGTGCTCGACCTCACCGATGAGGCCGTGTCGGAAGCGATCCTGCAGCACCTGCAGCCGCGCTTTCGCGCCCTGCTGGAGGGCGTCGTGAAATGA
- a CDS encoding DUF2764 family protein has product MTVSLCAPRYTLLMGSLPPLGGLFEARTPAISLLKLESRLSLLHPDDRHTLELMTGFLSQSMRDDDSLAGPIDERLLESARQFFAAVSNPTLRQLVAHRLDLRTILAALRRRHRGESEPPTGQAWGFGPWVATIARRWSEPAFGLEAVFPWIPEVSGLLESGDLVALERTLFGVIWRDLDRLVFGHHFDFEAVVVYVARWALVDRWSHYDAEAAQARFTGLVEAALAHHDAACARPPAVPRR; this is encoded by the coding sequence ATGACCGTCTCCCTCTGCGCCCCCCGCTACACGTTGCTGATGGGCAGCCTGCCCCCGCTGGGCGGCCTGTTCGAGGCGCGCACGCCTGCCATCTCGCTGCTGAAGCTGGAGAGCCGGCTGAGCCTGCTCCATCCCGACGACCGGCACACCCTGGAGCTGATGACGGGGTTTCTGTCCCAGTCGATGCGGGATGACGACAGCCTGGCGGGACCGATCGATGAGCGCCTGCTGGAATCGGCCCGGCAGTTCTTCGCCGCGGTGTCCAATCCCACCCTGCGGCAGCTGGTGGCGCACCGGCTCGATCTGCGCACGATCCTGGCGGCCCTGCGGCGGCGCCATCGGGGCGAGAGCGAACCACCCACGGGCCAGGCCTGGGGGTTCGGGCCCTGGGTGGCCACCATCGCGCGCCGCTGGAGCGAGCCCGCCTTCGGGCTGGAGGCGGTGTTCCCCTGGATCCCGGAGGTGAGCGGGCTGCTGGAGAGCGGGGATCTGGTGGCGCTGGAACGCACCCTGTTCGGGGTGATCTGGAGGGATCTGGATCGCCTCGTCTTCGGCCACCACTTCGACTTCGAGGCCGTGGTGGTGTACGTCGCGCGCTGGGCGCTGGTGGATCGGTGGTCCCACTACGACGCCGAGGCGGCCCAGGCCCGCTTCACCGGGCTCGTGGAGGCGGCGCTGGCTCACCACGATGCGGCTTGCGCCCGTCCACCCGCCGTTCCCCGCCGATGA